In Brachypodium distachyon strain Bd21 chromosome 2, Brachypodium_distachyon_v3.0, whole genome shotgun sequence, one genomic interval encodes:
- the LOC100837869 gene encoding probable calcium-binding protein CML9 codes for MAGKLTQAQADECREVFDLFDGDEDDRIAAGELVTALRSLGQNVDEAEARQFLEDAGAGSGGSGSIDFATFLAVAARKAGAGVSEKGLATWLDAFDDAQSGAIPAEQLRQVMVTHGDRLTEEEADEMLRKADPRGEGRVLCKEFVKVLMNK; via the coding sequence ATGGCGGGCAAGCTGACCCAAGCGCAGGCGGACGAGTGCAGGGAGGTCTTCGATCTGttcgacggcgacgaggacgaccgcatcgccgcgggcgagctggtCACGGCGCTCCGCTCCCTGGGGCAGAACGTCGACGAGGCCGAGGCGCGGCAGTTCCTGGAGGACGCGggcgccggctccggcggcagcggcagcatcGACTTCGCGACGTTCCTGGCTGTGGCGGCGCGCAAGGCGGGCGCGGGGGTGTCGGAGAAGGGCCTCGCGACGTGGCTGGACGCGTTCGACGACGCGCAGAGCGGCGCGATCCCCGCGGAGCAGCTGCGGCAGGTGATGGTGACCCACGGCGACCGGctgacggaggaggaggccgacgagATGCTCCGCAAGGCCGACCCCCGCGGCGAGGGCCGCGTCCTGTGCAAGGAGTTCGTCAAGGTGCTCATGAACAAGTAG